The Pseudomonadota bacterium genome has a window encoding:
- a CDS encoding glycosyl hydrolase has translation MRILHLWIWCLAALFAAGIATAQTDEKADQPPLSSKTFEAFKLRGIGPAFMSGRIADIAIVQDDPATWYVAVGSGGVWKTENAGTTWVSLFDGQSSYSIGALGLDPSDPNRIWVGTGENNGGRHIGFGDGIYRSNDGGKTWEKLGLEKSEHISKIIVHPEDSNTVWVAAQGPLWSPGGERGVFKTTDGGKTWEKTLSSGPYTGATDLLIDPRDPDRLYAAMWQHQRTVATYVGGGPESGLWKSEDGGETWTELKTGLPQGNMGKIGLALSPIRPDVVYAAIEEDRRTGGVWKSTNRGASWTKMSDEVGSGTGPHYYQELYASPHVFDRIYLVSNTSKISNDGGKTWASLNNEYKHVDDHAIAFRPDDPDYILFGSDGGLYESYDHTKTWRFIDNLPITQFYKVAVDDAEPFYFVYGGTQDNNSQGGPSRTDNRHGIRNDDWFITLFADGHQSATEPGNPNIMYAEWQQGNLARVDRITGEVVHIQPQPAPGDPIERWNWDSPILVSQHQPTRLYFASQRVWRSDDRGDSWTAISGDLTRDQDRLQLPVQGRKWSWEAGWDLLAMSQYNTITSLGESPIDENVLYAGTDDGLIQVSENGGASWRTIEVGSLPGVPATAFVNDIRADLFDANTVYVALDNHKYGDYKPYLLKSTNRGRSWTSITGDMPDRHLIWRVVQDHVNPSLLFSATEFGMFFTLDAGRKWVKLTGDAPTISFRDITIQRREDDLVGASFGRGFFIVDDISPLRTLSEASLNQEAMLFPGRKAHWYIEQHPLAFSEGGAQGHGYYRAPNPPFGANFTYYLAEDVPSLKEARQKREKPLAKEGKDTPFPGFDAITSELQETAPAIWLTVRDSDGNIVRRLKGPAKKGFHRVNWDLRYPDMSVAAKTGPDEDEPTGFLVSPGQYTVSLSKRVRGQTTELVGPKPFTVARLRDGALPAKPDAAEFWAEIAQFDRSVSATAATLSSLEKKVGLLAVATERAQGGDPVVLDNRLQAIRNEVYALEALLNGNKARNELNERQLPTVRSRLGIVMTGLFASTQGPTQTHRDQLGYARSEFDAIRNRLRTLTENTIPAFEAELLAAGAPWVPGGKLP, from the coding sequence ATGCGTATACTTCATCTCTGGATCTGGTGCCTTGCCGCCCTTTTTGCTGCCGGCATCGCTACTGCGCAGACCGATGAGAAAGCCGATCAGCCCCCGCTTTCCAGCAAGACATTCGAAGCCTTCAAGCTGCGCGGCATCGGCCCTGCTTTCATGTCCGGGCGCATCGCCGATATCGCTATTGTGCAGGACGATCCTGCCACCTGGTATGTTGCTGTCGGTTCCGGTGGTGTCTGGAAGACCGAAAATGCCGGCACGACCTGGGTTTCCCTTTTCGACGGTCAGAGCTCCTATTCCATCGGCGCCCTCGGTCTCGACCCTTCCGACCCCAACCGTATCTGGGTCGGTACCGGTGAGAATAATGGCGGACGCCATATCGGCTTTGGCGACGGCATTTACCGCTCGAACGATGGCGGCAAGACATGGGAGAAGCTGGGTCTGGAAAAGTCCGAGCATATCTCGAAAATTATTGTGCACCCCGAAGACTCCAACACTGTCTGGGTCGCGGCGCAGGGACCGCTCTGGTCACCAGGCGGCGAGCGCGGCGTCTTCAAGACCACAGATGGCGGCAAGACGTGGGAGAAGACGCTCTCCTCCGGCCCCTATACCGGTGCGACCGACCTGCTGATCGATCCGCGTGACCCTGATCGCCTCTATGCCGCTATGTGGCAGCATCAGCGCACGGTGGCGACCTATGTCGGCGGCGGCCCGGAAAGCGGGTTGTGGAAATCCGAAGATGGCGGCGAAACCTGGACCGAGCTGAAAACCGGCCTGCCGCAGGGCAATATGGGCAAGATCGGTCTGGCACTCTCGCCGATACGACCCGATGTCGTCTATGCCGCCATTGAAGAAGACAGGCGCACCGGCGGTGTCTGGAAATCCACCAATCGCGGCGCAAGCTGGACAAAAATGTCGGACGAGGTCGGTTCGGGCACCGGCCCGCATTATTATCAGGAACTCTATGCCAGCCCGCACGTCTTCGACCGCATCTATCTGGTATCCAACACCAGCAAGATTTCCAATGATGGCGGCAAGACATGGGCCAGCCTCAACAATGAGTACAAGCATGTCGACGACCACGCCATTGCCTTCCGCCCGGACGATCCGGACTATATCCTGTTCGGTTCCGATGGCGGCTTGTATGAAAGCTATGACCACACCAAGACATGGCGGTTCATCGACAATCTGCCGATAACCCAATTCTACAAGGTCGCGGTGGACGATGCCGAACCTTTCTATTTTGTCTATGGCGGAACCCAGGACAATAACTCGCAAGGCGGCCCGTCGCGTACGGACAATCGCCACGGTATCCGCAATGACGACTGGTTCATCACGCTGTTTGCCGATGGCCATCAGTCCGCCACCGAGCCGGGCAACCCGAACATCATGTATGCCGAATGGCAGCAGGGCAATCTGGCCCGCGTCGACCGCATCACCGGCGAGGTGGTGCACATTCAGCCGCAGCCTGCGCCGGGCGATCCAATCGAACGGTGGAACTGGGACAGCCCGATCCTTGTCAGCCAGCACCAGCCGACACGGCTTTATTTCGCCTCACAACGCGTCTGGCGTTCGGATGATCGCGGTGACAGCTGGACCGCGATTTCGGGCGACCTTACCCGTGATCAGGACCGGCTGCAGCTGCCGGTTCAGGGCCGCAAATGGAGCTGGGAAGCAGGATGGGACCTGCTCGCCATGTCGCAATACAACACCATCACCTCGCTGGGAGAATCGCCGATCGACGAGAATGTGCTCTATGCCGGCACCGATGATGGCCTGATCCAGGTCAGCGAAAATGGCGGTGCCAGCTGGAGAACAATCGAAGTCGGCAGCCTGCCCGGCGTGCCCGCGACCGCTTTTGTCAACGATATCCGCGCCGACCTGTTCGATGCGAATACCGTCTATGTCGCACTCGATAACCACAAATATGGCGACTATAAGCCCTATTTGCTGAAGAGCACCAACCGCGGCAGAAGCTGGACCAGCATAACCGGCGACATGCCGGATCGTCACCTGATCTGGCGCGTGGTCCAGGATCATGTCAATCCGAGCCTGCTATTCTCGGCGACCGAATTCGGCATGTTCTTCACCCTTGATGCCGGACGCAAATGGGTAAAGCTGACCGGGGATGCGCCAACCATCTCGTTCCGCGATATCACCATTCAGCGCCGCGAGGATGATCTGGTCGGTGCCAGCTTTGGCCGTGGCTTCTTCATCGTCGATGACATTTCGCCACTGCGGACATTGAGCGAAGCCAGCCTCAACCAGGAAGCAATGCTGTTCCCCGGTCGCAAGGCGCATTGGTATATCGAACAGCACCCGCTGGCCTTCTCCGAGGGCGGGGCACAGGGCCATGGCTATTACCGCGCGCCCAACCCGCCTTTTGGTGCGAACTTCACCTATTATCTCGCAGAAGATGTGCCTTCGCTCAAAGAGGCGCGCCAGAAGCGTGAGAAACCGCTCGCCAAGGAAGGCAAGGATACGCCATTTCCGGGCTTTGATGCCATTACCTCAGAGCTTCAGGAAACCGCCCCTGCGATATGGCTGACAGTGCGTGACAGCGACGGCAATATCGTGCGCCGGCTGAAAGGCCCCGCCAAGAAAGGCTTCCACCGTGTTAACTGGGATCTGCGTTACCCCGATATGTCGGTGGCAGCGAAAACCGGTCCCGATGAGGACGAGCCGACCGGTTTCCTCGTTTCACCCGGCCAATATACCGTGTCGCTGTCAAAGCGGGTTCGTGGGCAGACGACCGAACTGGTCGGCCCCAAGCCGTTTACTGTAGCCCGCCTGCGCGACGGTGCGCTGCCCGCCAAGCCGGATGCCGCCGAATTCTGGGCCGAGATCGCGCAGTTTGACCGGTCGGTAAGCGCCACCGCAGCCACCCTGTCTTCGCTGGAGAAGAAGGTCGGCCTGCTGGCCGTCGCGACCGAGCGTGCCCAGGGCGGCGACCCGGTCGTGCTCGACAATCGATTGCAGGCGATCCGCAACGAGGTCTATGCGCTGGAAGCCCTGCTCAACGGCAACAAGGCACGCAACGAGCTCAACGAGCGACAGCTGCCTACCGTACGCAGCCGGCTGGGCATCGTCATGACCGGCCTGTTCGCCTCGACCCAGGGCCCGACGCAAACCCATCGCGACCAGCTTGGCTATGCCCGGAGCGAGTTCGATGCCATCCGCAACCGTCTGAGGACGCTGACGGAAAACACCATCCCGGCCTTTGAGGCAGAACTACTGGCCGCAGGCGCACCATGGGTGCCGGGTGGCAAGCTGCCGTGA
- a CDS encoding DinB family protein has product MPTEKRDLLLRQFETASTLFHFHFDDLTFAEVMWRPARIAMHVKPGEDGDWTADWPESEAYEVGPPSAAWIIWHITYWWTMVLDHSFGAGTASRENIAWSGEGFQTQIRELEQGWLGALEGLDDTALDSNRLAVWPMSGRPFADVVGWVNIELTKNSAELGLLRFLYAVRED; this is encoded by the coding sequence ATGCCGACAGAGAAACGCGACCTACTGCTTCGCCAGTTTGAAACAGCATCCACGCTCTTTCATTTCCATTTTGACGATCTGACATTCGCTGAAGTGATGTGGCGACCTGCGCGCATTGCTATGCACGTCAAACCGGGTGAAGATGGCGACTGGACTGCTGATTGGCCTGAGAGTGAAGCCTATGAAGTTGGACCGCCCAGCGCGGCGTGGATTATCTGGCACATCACCTATTGGTGGACCATGGTCTTGGACCACAGCTTTGGCGCTGGTACCGCGTCGCGCGAGAATATCGCTTGGTCGGGCGAAGGTTTTCAAACTCAGATCAGGGAGCTTGAGCAAGGTTGGCTGGGCGCACTTGAGGGCCTCGACGACACCGCTCTGGACTCGAACAGGTTAGCCGTTTGGCCAATGTCAGGGCGTCCGTTCGCCGACGTGGTAGGGTGGGTTAACATCGAACTTACCAAGAATTCGGCGGAACTAGGTCTGCTCCGTTTTCTCTATGCGGTCCGAGAGGATTAG
- a CDS encoding GGDEF domain-containing protein codes for MQTQILGLVTPLMALFFAATFIVFWRVGRMRRHVLGFGIAYALSAVGFLITHILPSNAIYTFHAAQFFYSLASTVMLASVCERVGQRLHLGSFAIVYVISALVLAVTISFSNDVGPRLVIANMGYGVMAAMGVTTLLVAKRRDIIDLAVIAVMALQAADFLVRPTLTLLFEQSIPAEVYRDSIYYSLIGLVLGVKGVTTAMVLIGATIAEWAIALRESSERDALSGLRNRGSFEQSTQKLLLRAQTEGRPLSLVVADIDHFKQVNDIWGHQAGDQAIAGIGALIGKMVRGSDTAGRIGGEEFCIAIWNCENEAAYRLAERIRQAFAGLSHSGLNDDIRLTASFGVATAQQGESYEQLFARADAALYKAKESGRDRVENAEGRRLEKVTSGSDPKPDELKRAAAG; via the coding sequence ATGCAAACGCAAATTCTGGGACTGGTGACGCCGCTGATGGCGCTGTTTTTTGCGGCGACCTTTATCGTGTTCTGGCGGGTCGGGCGCATGCGGCGCCATGTGCTCGGCTTTGGCATCGCCTATGCGCTGTCGGCCGTCGGTTTCCTGATCACCCATATCCTGCCCAGCAACGCCATATACACCTTTCACGCGGCGCAATTCTTCTACAGCCTCGCCTCGACAGTGATGCTGGCATCGGTCTGTGAGCGTGTGGGGCAGCGGCTCCACCTGGGAAGCTTCGCAATTGTTTATGTGATCAGCGCATTGGTGCTGGCTGTGACAATAAGCTTCTCCAACGATGTCGGCCCCCGGCTGGTCATCGCCAATATGGGCTATGGCGTGATGGCGGCCATGGGTGTGACAACGCTGCTCGTGGCAAAGCGGCGCGACATCATCGACCTTGCGGTCATCGCGGTCATGGCGTTGCAGGCCGCCGATTTCCTCGTCAGGCCGACCCTGACCCTGTTGTTCGAGCAGTCGATCCCGGCAGAGGTCTATCGGGACTCGATCTACTATTCGCTGATCGGGCTCGTTCTCGGGGTGAAAGGCGTGACCACAGCGATGGTCCTGATCGGTGCGACGATCGCCGAATGGGCTATCGCGCTGCGCGAAAGCAGCGAGCGCGATGCTCTTAGCGGGTTGCGTAACCGCGGTTCGTTCGAACAATCGACGCAAAAGCTCTTGCTGCGTGCACAGACAGAGGGACGCCCGCTAAGCCTGGTGGTGGCTGATATCGACCACTTCAAACAGGTGAACGACATTTGGGGGCACCAGGCCGGCGACCAGGCGATTGCAGGCATTGGCGCACTGATCGGCAAGATGGTGCGGGGATCCGACACGGCGGGCCGCATCGGCGGAGAGGAATTCTGCATCGCAATCTGGAATTGCGAGAATGAGGCGGCCTATCGGCTGGCCGAACGGATCAGACAGGCCTTTGCAGGCCTCAGCCATTCCGGCCTGAATGACGATATCCGCCTGACCGCAAGTTTTGGCGTGGCTACAGCGCAGCAAGGCGAGAGCTATGAGCAGCTGTTCGCACGCGCCGATGCCGCGCTCTACAAAGCCAAGGAGAGCGGCCGGGACCGCGTCGAGAATGCCGAGGGACGGCGTCTGGAAAAGGTGACTTCCGGATCCGATCCAAAGCCGGACGAGTTGAAGCGCGCCGCTGCCGGATAG
- a CDS encoding TonB-dependent receptor, with product MRVAGLSAALAAAQIFWIAPASAMSDAADAMANDDADEIVVTGTRSERALDAEPYSIEVINREQLERELPRTVPEALDTLPGVLVQKTASGHGSPYIRGFTGNRTLLVIDGIRYNNATYRDGANEYFAQIDNFTLSQIELIAGPSSALYGSEAVGGTLSLATRSSGIFDHQGSFINGQQILRASTGDGSFVSRSALDLGQGGSWGLRGGVTVRDYGNVRAADLGRLPNTGYSERAFDARLDVALSHRWTATLAHQSLWQDDVPRTHSTIFSVPFAGTQIGTDLQRDKDHQRGLTYLKLNGDTDLDWMQSLDVTVSYQSRTEEEARIRGDALRIDESFTSDLFGLSAVGSAEFGSVALTYGFDFSHEIIDSARTDTNPDGSVTVRLQGPVGTDARYDQAGLFLRSITSVTEGLTLEAGLRASFVDTSIGQFADPVTDQARSFSDDWSDLSGSVRALYRHRGHSVWGGYSRSFRAPNIADISRFGRSRSSEIEVASLDLTPERFDTFELAYSYDNQQIAFGLTAYTTELHDYIATVPTGNIREGLIEVAKRNAASGRISGVEAFFRANLGSGFAFNSNATWLRGRLTTPTVNGLLREPISRIQPITGNFTLTWERDDHWALAELTLTDRADELSSGDLLDVERIPPGGTPGYALLNIRGGTQIAKGVALTLALNNLFDETYRAHGSGNNEPGRHLVAGMNVKF from the coding sequence ATGAGGGTTGCCGGTCTATCAGCAGCATTGGCGGCGGCACAGATATTCTGGATCGCGCCCGCATCGGCGATGTCGGATGCGGCGGACGCCATGGCGAATGATGACGCCGATGAAATTGTGGTGACCGGGACGCGGTCCGAAAGGGCGCTCGATGCAGAGCCTTATTCGATCGAGGTGATCAATCGCGAGCAGCTGGAACGCGAACTGCCCCGTACGGTGCCCGAAGCCCTGGATACCTTGCCGGGTGTACTGGTGCAAAAAACGGCATCGGGCCATGGCTCGCCCTATATTCGCGGTTTCACCGGCAACCGCACATTGCTGGTCATCGATGGCATACGTTATAACAACGCCACCTATCGCGATGGCGCGAACGAATATTTCGCCCAGATCGATAATTTCACCCTGTCGCAAATCGAGCTTATCGCAGGCCCGTCTTCGGCACTTTATGGTAGTGAGGCTGTAGGCGGAACTCTTAGCCTGGCGACCCGGTCCTCGGGTATTTTCGACCATCAGGGCAGCTTCATAAATGGCCAGCAGATTCTCCGCGCATCGACAGGCGATGGCAGCTTTGTGTCCCGCTCGGCGCTTGATCTGGGGCAGGGCGGCAGCTGGGGTTTGCGTGGCGGAGTAACGGTGCGCGACTATGGCAATGTCCGCGCGGCTGATCTGGGGCGCTTGCCCAATACCGGCTATAGCGAGCGCGCCTTCGATGCCCGGCTGGATGTGGCGCTGTCACACCGCTGGACGGCCACGCTGGCGCATCAAAGCCTGTGGCAGGATGATGTGCCACGCACCCATTCGACCATTTTCTCGGTGCCCTTTGCCGGGACGCAAATCGGCACCGACCTGCAGCGCGACAAGGATCATCAGCGCGGCCTGACCTATCTGAAACTGAACGGTGACACCGATCTCGACTGGATGCAGTCGCTCGATGTCACTGTCTCCTACCAGTCGCGCACCGAGGAAGAAGCCCGGATACGCGGTGATGCACTGAGGATAGACGAGTCCTTCACCTCTGACCTGTTCGGCCTGAGCGCTGTCGGCTCGGCAGAGTTTGGCAGCGTCGCGCTAACCTATGGTTTCGATTTCAGCCATGAGATCATCGACAGCGCTCGCACCGATACCAACCCCGATGGCAGCGTGACGGTTCGCCTGCAGGGGCCGGTCGGCACCGATGCGCGCTATGATCAGGCCGGGTTGTTCCTGCGCAGCATCACCAGTGTCACTGAGGGTCTGACGCTAGAGGCGGGTCTGCGCGCATCCTTTGTCGATACGTCCATCGGCCAGTTTGCCGATCCGGTGACCGATCAGGCGCGGTCATTCTCCGATGACTGGTCCGATCTCTCCGGCTCCGTAAGAGCACTTTATCGCCATAGGGGTCACAGCGTCTGGGGCGGTTATAGCCGGTCTTTCCGGGCGCCCAATATCGCCGATATCAGCCGCTTTGGCCGCAGCCGGTCAAGCGAGATCGAGGTCGCCAGTCTGGACCTGACGCCTGAGCGGTTCGATACATTCGAGCTGGCCTATAGCTATGACAATCAACAAATCGCATTCGGCCTCACAGCCTACACAACCGAGTTGCACGACTATATCGCAACCGTCCCAACGGGAAATATCCGCGAGGGCCTGATCGAGGTGGCCAAGCGCAATGCGGCCTCCGGGCGGATATCGGGTGTAGAAGCGTTTTTCCGCGCCAATCTGGGCAGTGGTTTTGCCTTTAACAGCAATGCGACCTGGCTGCGCGGCCGGCTGACCACGCCGACGGTCAACGGCCTGTTGCGCGAACCGATAAGCCGTATCCAGCCGATAACCGGCAATTTCACCCTGACATGGGAGCGCGATGACCATTGGGCGCTGGCCGAGCTGACTCTGACCGACCGCGCCGATGAACTGAGCAGCGGCGACCTGCTCGATGTCGAGCGTATCCCGCCCGGCGGCACCCCCGGCTATGCCCTGCTCAACATTCGCGGCGGCACGCAGATCGCCAAAGGCGTTGCGCTGACCCTAGCACTGAACAACCTGTTCGACGAAACCTATCGCGCCCATGGCTCGGGCAATAATGAGCCGGGCAGGCATCTGGTGGCCGGTATGAATGTAAAATTCTGA
- a CDS encoding glycosyl hydrolase, with protein sequence MASAASAQSEAEKKEQSALASLPLRQIGPAYPSGRISDFAFFSDGPHHYLAATASGGLWVTKNSGISWEPLFDRQGVYAIGVVEIAPSDEKVIWVGTGENNAQRSVAFGDGVYKSTDGGKTWSNMGLKNSGHISQIWINPEDANSVLVAAQGPLWSSGGDRGLYKTTDGGATWERILAVDENTGINEFVVHPDNFDMIVASSYQRRRHVWVLINGGPGSGIHRTSDGGENWKQVKTGLPKDDMGRIGLAMAPSNPNMVYAIIEGQPKEQGVYRSSDFGQNWTKRSGHMTTSPQYYNEIVVDPVDENILYSLDTFTKRSKDGGKTFTNLSAASRHVDDHALWINKDNTDHLLIGGDGGIYESWDGGTLWRHMQNLPIVQFYRIQPDNAAPFYNVCGGTQDNNSLCGPSRTTLSHGITNSDWHIVLGGDGYKPQIDPRDPNIVYAQYQYGGLARHDRRTQERVFLTPQPQSGEPAYKWNWNTPLLISPHNPDRIYYAAEYLFASNDRGNSWQKISPDLTRRIDRNALEVMGRVWSVDAIAKNDSTSIYGAAIALSESPIAQGLIYVGTDDGVISVTEDNGANWRRLERVSGVPDMTLVEDIIASHHNPEVAYAVFDNHKRGDNRAYVYRSDDRGRSWRSIAGNLPNTGAVHTIAEDHVDPNLLFVGTEFGLFYTQNGGASWQQLKTKFPTISVRDLEIQRRENDLVVGTFGRGIYVLDDYSPLRTSAGSVAGSEATLFLVRDPWLYVEGDLWGGGNNGKGSNGDNFWRAENPPFGAVFTYVLRDGLKSSADARREAERKIEKDGGDTPYPSWDRLRAEDREDDPAILFTITDSAGKVVRRMTAPHNKGLHRVAWDLRYDAPDPTRLTPPENPYFGGPPVGPMVLPGRYTATLAKRINGVVTPLAGPQSFTVKALENSEEIAGDRAAVLAFQQETADLSRAVSGAGAASRELRNRLAHLKVAVETLQSPNDSQRMSIQQIETILDDTDRALFGDRTISSRNEPAPRSIAARIGQIRGWGWSHQSPVTGSDKQALAIAKQEFGTALAQLRNVETRIQALEKELEGLGAPYTPGSGVPTWP encoded by the coding sequence ATGGCTTCTGCCGCCTCTGCCCAATCCGAAGCCGAGAAAAAGGAACAGAGCGCGCTTGCGTCATTGCCGTTGCGGCAGATTGGGCCAGCCTATCCTTCGGGCAGAATCTCAGACTTCGCGTTTTTCTCGGATGGGCCGCATCATTATCTGGCCGCGACCGCCTCGGGCGGCCTTTGGGTCACGAAGAATTCGGGCATATCCTGGGAACCGCTTTTTGATCGGCAAGGCGTCTATGCCATCGGCGTGGTGGAGATTGCGCCTTCCGACGAGAAGGTCATCTGGGTCGGAACTGGTGAAAATAATGCCCAACGCTCGGTGGCCTTTGGCGATGGCGTCTACAAGTCCACCGATGGCGGCAAGACCTGGAGCAATATGGGGCTGAAAAACTCAGGCCATATCAGCCAGATCTGGATCAACCCCGAAGATGCCAATAGCGTGCTGGTGGCAGCACAAGGGCCACTATGGTCATCCGGCGGTGACCGCGGCCTTTACAAGACCACCGATGGCGGCGCCACATGGGAGCGGATTCTGGCGGTGGATGAAAATACCGGGATCAATGAATTTGTCGTTCACCCGGACAATTTTGATATGATTGTTGCCTCCTCCTATCAGCGTCGACGGCACGTCTGGGTGTTGATCAATGGTGGGCCGGGGTCAGGCATTCACCGTACCAGCGATGGCGGTGAGAACTGGAAGCAAGTGAAAACCGGTCTGCCCAAAGACGATATGGGGCGCATTGGCCTCGCCATGGCGCCGTCCAACCCGAATATGGTCTATGCCATTATCGAAGGGCAGCCCAAGGAACAGGGTGTCTATCGCTCAAGCGATTTCGGGCAGAACTGGACAAAGCGTTCGGGGCATATGACCACCAGCCCGCAATATTATAATGAGATCGTCGTTGATCCGGTCGATGAGAATATTCTCTATTCACTCGATACCTTCACCAAGCGCTCCAAAGATGGCGGCAAGACCTTTACCAATCTCAGCGCGGCCAGCCGCCATGTCGATGACCATGCGCTTTGGATCAACAAGGACAATACCGATCATCTGCTGATCGGCGGTGATGGCGGTATTTATGAAAGCTGGGATGGCGGCACGCTGTGGCGGCATATGCAAAATCTTCCGATTGTACAGTTTTATCGCATCCAGCCGGACAATGCCGCGCCCTTCTACAATGTCTGCGGTGGTACGCAGGACAATAATTCGCTCTGCGGACCATCGCGTACGACCCTGTCGCATGGCATCACCAATTCGGACTGGCACATTGTACTGGGCGGTGATGGCTATAAGCCGCAGATCGATCCGCGCGATCCCAATATCGTTTATGCGCAATATCAATATGGCGGTCTTGCACGGCATGACCGGCGGACGCAGGAACGGGTTTTCCTGACGCCGCAGCCGCAGTCCGGCGAACCTGCCTATAAATGGAACTGGAATACGCCGCTCTTGATCAGCCCGCACAATCCTGACCGGATTTACTATGCGGCGGAATATCTTTTTGCCTCCAATGACCGCGGCAACTCATGGCAGAAGATCAGCCCCGACCTGACACGCCGGATCGACCGCAACGCGCTGGAGGTGATGGGCCGTGTGTGGAGCGTGGATGCCATTGCCAAGAATGATTCCACCTCGATCTACGGCGCGGCCATTGCGCTCAGCGAAAGCCCGATAGCCCAGGGCCTGATCTATGTCGGCACCGATGATGGCGTGATTTCGGTCACCGAGGATAATGGCGCGAACTGGCGCCGCCTGGAGCGGGTCAGCGGTGTGCCGGATATGACGCTGGTCGAAGATATCATCGCGTCGCATCATAATCCTGAAGTTGCTTATGCTGTGTTTGACAATCACAAGCGTGGCGACAACAGGGCCTATGTCTATCGCAGCGATGATCGCGGCCGGTCCTGGCGGTCAATTGCCGGCAATCTGCCCAATACGGGTGCCGTGCACACTATCGCGGAAGACCATGTCGATCCGAACCTGCTCTTTGTCGGCACGGAATTCGGCCTGTTCTACACCCAAAATGGTGGCGCAAGCTGGCAGCAGCTCAAGACCAAATTTCCGACCATATCGGTGCGTGATCTCGAGATTCAGCGCCGCGAAAACGATCTGGTTGTGGGCACGTTCGGCCGCGGCATCTATGTCCTTGACGACTATTCGCCGCTGCGCACCAGCGCCGGGAGCGTCGCCGGATCGGAAGCCACGCTTTTCCTTGTCCGTGATCCATGGCTATATGTCGAAGGCGATCTATGGGGCGGTGGCAACAACGGGAAAGGCTCCAATGGCGACAACTTCTGGCGCGCCGAAAACCCGCCCTTTGGCGCAGTTTTCACCTATGTCCTGCGCGATGGCCTGAAATCGAGCGCCGATGCTCGCCGGGAGGCCGAAAGGAAGATCGAGAAAGACGGAGGCGACACGCCCTATCCTTCATGGGACAGGCTGCGGGCGGAAGACCGTGAAGATGATCCTGCGATCCTGTTCACCATCACCGATAGCGCGGGCAAAGTTGTGCGGCGGATGACGGCGCCACATAATAAGGGGCTGCATCGCGTCGCCTGGGACCTGCGTTATGACGCGCCCGATCCGACACGGCTCACACCGCCAGAAAACCCGTATTTTGGCGGACCGCCGGTTGGACCGATGGTATTGCCAGGCCGCTATACTGCAACATTGGCCAAGCGCATCAATGGCGTTGTGACACCGCTTGCCGGTCCGCAGAGCTTTACCGTCAAAGCGCTCGAAAACAGCGAAGAGATTGCCGGGGATCGGGCAGCCGTGCTGGCGTTCCAGCAGGAGACAGCGGATCTTTCCCGTGCGGTTTCCGGTGCTGGTGCAGCGTCGCGTGAACTGCGCAATCGTCTGGCGCACCTGAAGGTTGCTGTCGAAACGCTGCAGTCTCCCAATGACAGCCAGCGCATGTCGATCCAGCAGATCGAGACCATTCTCGACGACACTGACAGGGCGTTGTTTGGAGATCGTACGATCAGCAGCCGCAACGAACCGGCGCCGCGCTCAATTGCCGCGCGTATTGGTCAAATCCGTGGCTGGGGCTGGTCGCATCAGTCGCCGGTCACCGGCTCGGACAAGCAGGCACTGGCCATTGCCAAGCAGGAATTCGGCACCGCACTTGCGCAACTTCGCAATGTCGAGACCCGCATTCAGGCGCTGGAGAAGGAACTGGAAGGTCTCGGCGCGCCCTATACACCTGGCAGTGGTGTGCCGACCTGGCCATAA
- a CDS encoding Crp/Fnr family transcriptional regulator, with amino-acid sequence MEIAQRAEMLSVFLDCSAQSAKALADAMRLREFSSRDYLCHQGDDSTQLWLIIAGTVQLQAISTEGQLTVLSAFGPGELVGGYAADQKSSYEMRALGAVAALEIHAVELQQLISDWPELGAGLSRIYAGQLHTVLDRLAVRVTLSAFGRCYRELLRMAGSSDSISPPPIVAALALSAQTTRETGSRAINSLERRGIITRDSDCLTIVSRRILEELVA; translated from the coding sequence ATGGAAATTGCCCAACGCGCAGAAATGCTCTCGGTCTTTCTCGATTGTTCCGCACAATCTGCGAAGGCGCTGGCAGACGCGATGCGTCTGCGCGAGTTTTCTTCACGGGATTATCTCTGCCATCAGGGTGACGACAGCACGCAGCTATGGCTGATCATCGCCGGAACAGTCCAGTTGCAGGCAATATCCACCGAGGGGCAGTTGACCGTGCTTTCCGCATTTGGCCCCGGTGAGCTGGTTGGGGGCTATGCGGCAGACCAGAAAAGCAGTTATGAGATGCGCGCTTTGGGTGCGGTTGCAGCACTCGAAATCCATGCTGTAGAGCTGCAGCAATTGATCAGCGATTGGCCAGAATTGGGTGCTGGCCTGTCACGAATATATGCGGGGCAACTGCACACCGTGCTGGACCGATTGGCAGTGCGGGTGACACTGTCCGCATTTGGCCGATGCTATCGTGAATTGCTGCGAATGGCGGGGTCATCAGACTCAATCTCACCGCCGCCCATTGTTGCGGCGCTGGCGCTCTCCGCCCAGACAACCCGCGAAACCGGGTCGCGGGCCATCAACAGTCTTGAACGCCGCGGCATAATAACCAGAGACAGCGACTGCCTGACCATCGTCTCGAGGCGGATATTGGAAGAGCTGGTCGCCTGA